From Bosea sp. NBC_00550, the proteins below share one genomic window:
- the lpxK gene encoding tetraacyldisaccharide 4'-kinase has protein sequence MLSAPRFWWLPKPTLPAWLLWPLGWLYGAITLRRMRRTGADLPIPIICVGNFVAGGAGKTPTTIAIAELLNRRGETPFVLMRGYGGRLAGPVEVDPDHHAAADVGDEPMLMARHARTVIARDRVAGARLAHGLGASVIVMDDGLQNPSLTKRLRLAVVDGLSGAGNGLCLPAGPLRAPLADQIDEADAVIVIGEGEAGRQVAAAARSHGRPVIAARLEPLGTATERLRGRDVLALSGIGRPEKFAVTLREAGALIVAERSFGDHHAYTEGDIAQVTTEAKRRDALIATTEKDWTKLAALWPETEIDRIVVVPVKLVFAEPDRVESLLAAASGAPGPA, from the coding sequence ATGCTCAGCGCGCCACGCTTCTGGTGGCTGCCGAAGCCGACGCTCCCCGCCTGGCTGCTCTGGCCGCTCGGTTGGCTTTATGGCGCGATCACGCTGCGGCGCATGCGACGGACCGGCGCCGATCTCCCGATCCCGATCATCTGCGTCGGCAACTTCGTCGCCGGCGGCGCTGGCAAGACGCCGACGACGATCGCCATCGCGGAGCTGCTGAACCGGCGCGGCGAGACGCCGTTCGTGCTGATGCGCGGCTATGGCGGCCGGCTGGCTGGCCCCGTCGAGGTCGATCCCGACCATCATGCCGCCGCCGATGTCGGCGACGAGCCGATGCTGATGGCGCGCCATGCCCGCACCGTCATCGCCCGCGATCGGGTTGCCGGCGCGCGGCTGGCCCATGGGCTCGGCGCCAGCGTGATCGTCATGGACGACGGCTTGCAGAACCCCTCGCTCACGAAGCGCCTCAGGCTGGCGGTGGTCGATGGGCTTTCAGGCGCCGGCAACGGGCTCTGCCTGCCGGCCGGTCCACTGCGGGCGCCGCTCGCGGATCAGATCGATGAGGCCGACGCCGTGATCGTCATCGGCGAGGGCGAGGCCGGCCGGCAGGTTGCGGCCGCCGCCCGGTCCCACGGCCGGCCAGTTATTGCTGCCCGGCTGGAACCGCTGGGCACAGCGACCGAGCGGCTGAGGGGGCGAGACGTCCTGGCGCTTTCGGGAATCGGCCGGCCGGAGAAGTTCGCCGTCACGCTGCGGGAAGCCGGCGCCCTCATTGTCGCCGAGCGCTCCTTTGGCGATCACCATGCCTATACGGAAGGCGATATCGCCCAAGTCACGACCGAGGCGAAAAGGCGCGACGCGCTGATCGCCACCACGGAAAAGGACTGGACCAAGCTCGCGGCGCTCTGGCCGGAGACGGAGATCGATCGGATCGTCGTGGTGCCCGTCAAGCTCGTCTTCGCAGAACCGGACCGTGTCGAAAGCCTGCTCGCTGCCGCGTCAGGCGCGCCCGGCCCGGCGTAG